The following coding sequences lie in one Sinorhizobium fredii USDA 257 genomic window:
- a CDS encoding TetR family transcriptional regulator has translation MRRTKADAEETRRKILSAAERVFYKKGVSGTTLDEVAGQAGVTRGAIYWHFANKTDLFLALYEAVPLPHEDMIAREIETEAFDTLAIVEEATGDWLDILAKDDQRQRILAIMLRCDYDDEMSTVLIKQKLVDERHNAILERAFARALERGQLKETWTPASAVRTLNWTMMGLCTDWLLFGRRFDLAAEGRETVRRLFASFRRVHQAEPFATASLGSGPRF, from the coding sequence ATGCGCCGAACCAAGGCCGATGCCGAGGAAACCCGAAGGAAGATCCTGAGCGCCGCCGAGCGCGTCTTCTACAAGAAGGGTGTCTCAGGCACGACCCTCGATGAGGTTGCCGGTCAAGCCGGCGTGACGCGCGGGGCCATCTATTGGCACTTCGCCAACAAGACCGATCTCTTCCTCGCCCTTTATGAGGCGGTGCCGCTGCCGCACGAAGACATGATCGCCCGCGAGATCGAAACGGAAGCCTTCGACACGCTTGCCATCGTCGAGGAAGCGACCGGCGACTGGCTCGACATACTGGCGAAGGACGATCAGCGGCAGCGCATCCTGGCGATCATGCTGCGGTGCGACTATGACGACGAAATGTCGACCGTGCTCATCAAGCAGAAGCTCGTCGACGAGCGCCACAACGCAATCCTCGAACGTGCCTTCGCCCGCGCGCTGGAGCGGGGGCAATTGAAGGAGACCTGGACGCCCGCCTCCGCGGTGCGCACACTGAACTGGACGATGATGGGACTCTGTACCGACTGGCTACTTTTCGGCCGCCGCTTTGATCTCGCCGCCGAGGGGCGAGAGACGGTCAGGCGCCTCTTCGCCAGTTTTCGTCGGGTGCATCAAGCGGAGCCATTCGCCACCGCTTCCTTAGGCTCAGGACCTAGATTCTAA